TGTGATGATGAATTAGTGTTCCAGAACAAGCTCGTGGATGCGCTCCAGAGCTTGTTTTGATTCATTGGGCAGGAGCACCAGGGAAAGGCTGCATCCCGATGGGCCCTGTGCGACCCCCAATAAACGTAAATCGCTCAAACGCTGGAAAATCCGCGCGGTCATTTCATTGTGTGTATCCATATTTTTGCCAATAGCGGTCACAATACGCACTGGCGAAACATCCCAATCTTCACCTTCGACAGATGCCAAGGCGTCGTCAACGATCTGGTTCAGGCTGCCCGTGGCTTCGATACCTACGCTGGTGGGTACCACGAAGCAGACCATGGTGTGTGATGAAGATTGCGAAACCAGCATGGTATCCATATGGCTGCCACTGGCTTGATACAACACCTGATGTACTTGCTCAATCAACTCATACACCGCTTCATGTCGGCCTGTTGTGATAATAAAGCCGTGGATGCTGGTCACAGCCTTAATCGTATTGGTTGAGCTATCCGCATTTGCATGAATATGCGTGCCGGGATGCTGGGGTTTGTAGACGTTTTTGATCCGCAGCGCGATACTATGGTCTCTCAGTGGCTTAATCATTCGGGCATGCAAAATACGTGCACCGAAATAAGCTAACTCGGATACTTCTTCATAAGCGAGTTCCGGGATGATGCGGGCCGATTCGATTTCGCGCGGGTCAGCAGACATCATGCCATCAACATCAGACCAGATCCAGACTTCTTTCGCGTCCACACATAGGCTCAGGATAGACGCTGTGTAATCGCTGCCGCCACGACCCATCGTAGTCGCTTTGCCGGTTTCAGTCACGCCGATGAAACCCGTTACAACGGGGACAATTTTGCGCGATAACATCGGCATCAGGTTTTGCTCGATGCGCTCACAGGTTTTATCTTGAATAGGATTGGCGTTGCCATAGGTGCTGTCTGTAACAATGATGTCTGTGCCATCAATCGCGACACTTCTAACATCATTATGGCGCAGCATTGCCGCGATGATGCGCGCAGAGAGTTTTTCGCCAACGCCTGCAACGGCATCGCTAATTTCTGGCGAGAGCGTATCGCTGGGTGTATTGGAAACCTGCTGGCAGGTATCCAGCATTTCAAACAGCAAGCGATCAATATCCGCCTGAAGTGCTGTGCTTTCCAGATTACCCAGGGGCAAGTTCTCGACAAGTGCCAGATGTCGGGTGCGGATTGTAGCGGCAATTCTGCGATAACCGCGCGCACTGCCGATCTGTGCAAGCTGTGCAGCTTCCAGCATCATATCTGTCACGCCATCAAGTGCAGATACCACTACGACGAGATGGTCCCACTGTTTTTCCTCATGCAGGATAATACTCAGAACCTGCGCGAGAGCCGCCGGAGTCCCTAAAGTGGAACCGCCAAATTTCATCACCAGGGTGCCCATGTATGCCTCATTGCTGGTAGGTCATGTGTTCGAGGATACTCAATATTGTGCATTATAACCAATTGATGGGCATGTCACAATGCAATTTGCGACAAAAAATAGGTCACGAATGGACAAATTTCCGATTCTATTGCTTTTGTGGGTGCTTTACATTAGAGTAAAAATAGTAAGCATGTTACGATGACTTTAGGCGTAGGTCAGCGAAGGTGCTGACCTTGTTGTTTGAGTGAGGGACTTTCACAATGGTAGATATGCCTGCGGAAAATGTACGGCAGGTTGTTGGTGTTCGATTTACCAAAGTTGGTAAGCTGTATCACTTTGATTTTAGCGCTCATCCTGATATTAAACCCGGTGACTTCGTTATTGTTGAAACAGTGCGTGGTCGGCAGATGGGGCAGGTGATGGGCTTTACAGATAGTGAAGACGGCCATGATTACAGGCCGATTATGCGTTTAGCAACACCGCGAGACCTGGCGTTACGACAGGAATGGGAAAGTAAGCAGAACGAAGTTCTGGCAAAGTGCCAGGAAAAGGCGGATGAACTGGGCGGCTATGAAGAAGCCAAGTTCGTAGCCGCACAATACAACTATGATGGCTCGATCCTCACGTTGCTTTTTACCGCAGAAGAGAAGATCGATACCAACCGTTTACGGCGTTCTTTGAGTAAAATACTGCCGTCACAGATTGATATCCGCCAAGTGGGGCCGCGTGATGTGGCTAAATTGCTCGGTGGATATGGCGCTTGTGGTATCGAACGCTGTTGCAGCACCTTCTTGACGGACTTCAGCCCTATTTCCATTAAAATGGCAAAAGCACAGGGTATTTCGCTCAACCCATCGGAAATTACCGGTATGTGTGGGCGTTTACGCTGCTGTCTCGTCTATGAATATGAGCAATATGTTGAAGCACGTAAGAAGCTGCCACGTAAGGGCAAGAAGACAGGCACCCCCTATGGCGAAGCCAAGGTCATTGACGTGCATCCATTGCGCGATGCTGTGACCGTCTGGGTACAGGATATGGGCCGTGTCATGGTTGAGCGCGAAGATCTGGTGCCGCTGGATGAACTACGCGCCCTCGAAAAAGCAGCGAAGTCGCCGTGCACCAAGCATGGTGATGGGGCCTGCGACTGTGGTAAACCGCCTGGTGCTCGCCGTGCGGATCAGCAGAATGATTCATCGGACTAAATTCGCTCTTCAGGTGTCATCTGAGCAGTGAACATGGTTATATCGGTAATAGTTGGGACGTAGCTTGCTGCGTCCTTTTTTGTTAGGCTTGGAAGGTGAAGATTTGTAGAGATACGGAGTCCCTAGGGCCCCTGAATATGTAGGAGAAATCTTTGTGGAAGAAATGACAGAGAGTAAACCACGCCGTGTACTTGGCGTTTTTGCGCATCCTGATGATGCCATGTTTTTTTGTGGTGCGACGCTCGCATTATGGGCAATGGATGGTGTAGAGGTCACGATTGTTGTTGCGACAAGCGGCGATAAAGGCAGCCCTGAACTAGAAATGACTTCAGAAACATTGGTGGAAATCCGCGAAGCTGAGGAAACAGCCGCAGCGAAGGTCCTGGGGGCGAAGGAAGTGGTTTTCCTGCGTTATAAAGATGGCGAATTGTACCCTACGCTGGAACTCCGGCGTGATATTGTGCGGATGATCCGCATGAAGCAGCCCGATACAGTCGTCACACTCGATCCAACTGTCTTCTGGCGGGGGACGCGCAGCATCAACCACCCTGATCACCGTGCTATTGGCGAGGCGACCCTTGCAGCTGTGTTCCCAACTGCGCGTGATCGCTTGAACTTCCCTGAGCACGAGCGTGATGAAGGGCTTTTTGCCCATAAGGCTCTCACGGTCTATATTGCTGGCCCTGCGGAATCGACACACGCTGTTGATGTGACGCGCTCCATCGACACACAAATCCTCTCGCTGCGGGAACACAAAAGCCAGATTAACGATATGGAAGCCATGGCTAAACGCATTAAAGAACGTGCGCTGGATCCACGTGCGCCTGAAGAATATCCGCGTTATGTAGAGCACTTCCGCGTGATACAATTACAGGGTTAATTCCCATTGGCATAGATCAACATGTTATAGATCGCTTGCACAAGCGGAATAGCAGTTAAAGCGCGATTTGTATAAATCAATCTGCGAAGATGAAAGGCGACAAGCCTACTCAGGAACGATGATGGCAACGAACGATTTTGAAGCCCAGGCTGTAGCCATGCGCGATCAGCTTGTTGCACGACGGCGGGAATTCCACATGCATCCGGAAATCTCATTTGAAGAAGTGTGGACAGCCGGCGTTGTTGCAGATGCGCTGCGTGACCTGGGATTAGAAGTACAAACAGGCATGGCCCAGACAGGGGTTGTAGCCGTATTAGAAGGTGAAAAAGACGGTCCCACCATCCTTGTACGCTCTGATATGGATGCTTTGCCTGTGCTAGAAGCGAATGATGTGCCCTATGCGTCCAAAATAGAGGGCAAAATGCACGCTTGTGGCCATGATGGTCACATGAGCGTTATTCTGGGTACAGCAGAATTGCTCCAGGCTCGGCGGCAAGAATTGGCCGGACGTGTGAAGTTCGTCTTCCAACCTGCTGAGGAAGTGGGGCAGGGTGCCATGAGAATGGTCGAGGAGGGCGCTTTGCAGGACCCTAAGCCTGATTATGCCATTGGGTTGCATCTATGGAATGAATTACCTGTTGGCGCTATTGGGCTGGATAGTGGTACTGTGATGGCTGCTGTCTCGAATTTTGATGTGGAAATTAAAGGCGTTGGCGGTCACGGTGGTATCCCGCAGGAGACAGTTGACCCGGTTGTTTGTGCATCACACATTGTCACGGCCCTACAAACGATTGTGAGCCGCAACGTGTCGCCGCTGGATACCGTTGTAATCTCGGTGACCATGGTCAAGGCGGGCAGCGCGCATAACGTGATCCCGTCGCGGGCATCTTTGCATGGCACCCTGCGTACCTTCACCGTTGAAACGCGGGATAAGGTCGTGGAGCGGATGCATACGCTGTGTGAAAGCGTTGCGGCTGGCTTTGACTGTACAGCTCATGTCAATGTGGAGCACCATACCAAGCCTGTCATCAATGACGAGAAGCTCGTTGAACGGGCTCGGCAATCCTTCGATGCTTTGAAGTTGCCGGGATGGCATTACGTCACGACGCGGACGATGGCGGGTGAGGACTTTAGCGAGTTCGCTCAGGATTGCCCTGGCTTGTTTTTCTTTGTGGGGTCCGCGAATGCAGAACGCGGCCTGAACTATCCACATCATCATGAGCGATTTGATATTGATGAAGCCTCATTACCGACAGCTGTTGCGCTGTTGTCTGCGGCTGTGTTCGATTTGTTGAAGGATGGACCATCCAATGGCAAGTAATGCTGCATTGCAATGGAAAAGCGGACGCGGTTGGCTGATCTTTTCCGGCGGTAATACATATGGTAGTCCCATTCGTGCGGAAGCACTTGCTCGCCTGAAGCCGAGCGGCCATGTCGCTTATATCTCCTTTGCTCCAGATGAAGGCGATACGCTCATGGATGATATGGAAGACCTGGGGGCACCGTCTGGTTATCTGGTCGAAGTTGAAGGCCGCACGGATGACGAGGTGATCAACGACTTAAAAGATGCCAGCCTTGTCGTGCTTGAGAGTAGCGATGATCTTGAGCCGATGTTAGAGGGGCTTTCTCAGGCGGTCATTAACGGACTTGAAGAGGCTTTTCAGAATGGGGCTGTCATCCTGATTGAGGGCCTGGGTATCAATCTGTTTGGTCGCTGGATTATGACCGATGGCGGCGAGTTAATTGATGGCTTGAACTGGGTCGAAAATGGCTTTCTGGAGCCAAATGAAGGTGGGGCGGAAGCCTCTTATGCGATCCAGGCTGTGGTGAATGACATCCCCCAGTCGATTGCCGTCAGCATTAGCCCCGGCTCTGCTCTGGCTTTGGGATTTGGCGGTATATTGCAAGTATTGGGGCAAGCGCACGTCACAATCACGGTTGGCAGCGCATACGAATCATAGAGTCGTTTTGGTCGGGTTATAAATCTGCTGGGAAGACTTTTTTCCTGGGGCGGATGTGTTAAACTATCAATTGAAACCTTATGGGTAGGGTCGCGTATTGCGCGGCCCTCAATTATGTAAGTTCGCTTTGATGTAAGGTTGCTGTATACATATTTTGCCGATCTTTGGTAGGGAGTACCGTATTTTATGCCGATGACAATTATTATCGGCGCGCAGTGGGGTGACGAAGGCAAGGGACGGTTCGTAGACTGGTTGTCCCAAGAAGCCAATATCGTAGCGCGTTTTAGTGGTGGTGATAATGCTGGGCATACAGTCGCGCTTGGTGATGAAGTTTATAAGCTCCATCTGATTCCTTCCGGTATCTTGCATGAAAATATCATCGCCATTATGGGGAATGGTATGGTGATCAATCCTTTGAGCCTGTTGGCTGAAATGGATCGTTTGCGTTCCCAGGGAGTTCACATCACGCCGGATAACCTCTACATCAGCAACCGCGCCCATATTGTGACGCCCGCGCATATTGCTCTGGACCGTCTTAATGAGATGGAGCGTGGTGAGGGCGCAATAGGTACCACCCTCAAAGGCATTGGCCCCACGTACCTGGATAAGACCGGGCGAGGGGGGCTGCGCATGGGGCAAATGGTGGATGTTGAGCGCTTCGCTGAAGATTTGCAAGCGCACCTCCAGGAGAAGAATGAGATCCTAGCCCAGGCGGGGCAGCCCCTTGTTGATGTTGAAGAGACGATCCAGAAGTTCGTTGACGCAGCACATCAAATCCGGCCTTATATTAAAGATACGGTGCATTATCTGGATGAACGCTTACGCCAGGGTGCCCGTGTTGTGTGTGAAGGTGCCCAGGGCACGCTCCTGGATGTTGATCATGGGAGTTACCCTTTTGTGACCAGTTCGAACCCGACGGCTGGTGGTGCCATTACAGGCCTTGGTGTTGGTCCTACGCGCGTGGATCGTGTGTTAGGCGTTGCCAAGTCATTCAGTACACGCGTTGGGGGTGGCCCCATGCCCACTGAACTGGATGGCGAAATTGCGGATCGCCTGCGTGGTACGGGTAGCCAGTTCTGGGATGAGTATGGCACGACAACAGGCCGCGCACGTCGCTGTGGCTGGCTTGATGCGGTCACACTGCGCTATGCCGTTGCGATTAATGGGTTCACGGAATTGGCCCTGACAAAGCTCGATATTTTGAGCGGCCTGGATGAGTTAAAGATCGCTGTGGCTTATGAGATTGATGGGGAGCGTTATGAATTTGCGCCCAGTACAATCGAAGAATATGCGAAGGCAACGCCGATCTATGAAACGCTGCCCGGTTGGTCGGAAGATGTCTCTGGTGCGCGGCAACCATCGGATTTGCCGCAGGCCGCCCTTGATTATATTGCGCGCATCAGTGAATTATGTCAGGTGCCTGTTTTTGCTGTGAGCGTTGGCCCTGAACGTGAGCAACTGGTACAGTTTTAATGACGGTCCCGCTGCCTGACCCCATGTTTGCGCCGCCAGAGTTGCCTGCTCCTCCACAGCGTGTGGTCTCGCTTGTGCCAAGTGTGACGGAATCGCTGTTTGATCTAAACCTGGGGCAGCGCCTGATAGGGCGGACGACATTTTGCACGAGGCCAGCGGACCGAATCCAGAGCATCCCAACTATCGGCGGTACGAAAACGCTGAATGTGCAGCAGATTGTTGATCTTGCCCCGGACCTTGTCATTGCCAACAAGGAAGAAAACCGGCGGGAGGATGTCGAAGCGTTATCAGAGGCAGGGCTAACAGTCTGGGTGACGCATCCCGTCACAGTGGATGACGTTTTTGCCTTG
The Phototrophicus methaneseepsis DNA segment above includes these coding regions:
- a CDS encoding adenylosuccinate synthase yields the protein MPMTIIIGAQWGDEGKGRFVDWLSQEANIVARFSGGDNAGHTVALGDEVYKLHLIPSGILHENIIAIMGNGMVINPLSLLAEMDRLRSQGVHITPDNLYISNRAHIVTPAHIALDRLNEMERGEGAIGTTLKGIGPTYLDKTGRGGLRMGQMVDVERFAEDLQAHLQEKNEILAQAGQPLVDVEETIQKFVDAAHQIRPYIKDTVHYLDERLRQGARVVCEGAQGTLLDVDHGSYPFVTSSNPTAGGAITGLGVGPTRVDRVLGVAKSFSTRVGGGPMPTELDGEIADRLRGTGSQFWDEYGTTTGRARRCGWLDAVTLRYAVAINGFTELALTKLDILSGLDELKIAVAYEIDGERYEFAPSTIEEYAKATPIYETLPGWSEDVSGARQPSDLPQAALDYIARISELCQVPVFAVSVGPEREQLVQF
- a CDS encoding M20 metallopeptidase family protein, yielding MMATNDFEAQAVAMRDQLVARRREFHMHPEISFEEVWTAGVVADALRDLGLEVQTGMAQTGVVAVLEGEKDGPTILVRSDMDALPVLEANDVPYASKIEGKMHACGHDGHMSVILGTAELLQARRQELAGRVKFVFQPAEEVGQGAMRMVEEGALQDPKPDYAIGLHLWNELPVGAIGLDSGTVMAAVSNFDVEIKGVGGHGGIPQETVDPVVCASHIVTALQTIVSRNVSPLDTVVISVTMVKAGSAHNVIPSRASLHGTLRTFTVETRDKVVERMHTLCESVAAGFDCTAHVNVEHHTKPVINDEKLVERARQSFDALKLPGWHYVTTRTMAGEDFSEFAQDCPGLFFFVGSANAERGLNYPHHHERFDIDEASLPTAVALLSAAVFDLLKDGPSNGK
- a CDS encoding PSP1 domain-containing protein, whose translation is MVDMPAENVRQVVGVRFTKVGKLYHFDFSAHPDIKPGDFVIVETVRGRQMGQVMGFTDSEDGHDYRPIMRLATPRDLALRQEWESKQNEVLAKCQEKADELGGYEEAKFVAAQYNYDGSILTLLFTAEEKIDTNRLRRSLSKILPSQIDIRQVGPRDVAKLLGGYGACGIERCCSTFLTDFSPISIKMAKAQGISLNPSEITGMCGRLRCCLVYEYEQYVEARKKLPRKGKKTGTPYGEAKVIDVHPLRDAVTVWVQDMGRVMVEREDLVPLDELRALEKAAKSPCTKHGDGACDCGKPPGARRADQQNDSSD
- a CDS encoding aspartate kinase; this encodes MGTLVMKFGGSTLGTPAALAQVLSIILHEEKQWDHLVVVVSALDGVTDMMLEAAQLAQIGSARGYRRIAATIRTRHLALVENLPLGNLESTALQADIDRLLFEMLDTCQQVSNTPSDTLSPEISDAVAGVGEKLSARIIAAMLRHNDVRSVAIDGTDIIVTDSTYGNANPIQDKTCERIEQNLMPMLSRKIVPVVTGFIGVTETGKATTMGRGGSDYTASILSLCVDAKEVWIWSDVDGMMSADPREIESARIIPELAYEEVSELAYFGARILHARMIKPLRDHSIALRIKNVYKPQHPGTHIHANADSSTNTIKAVTSIHGFIITTGRHEAVYELIEQVHQVLYQASGSHMDTMLVSQSSSHTMVCFVVPTSVGIEATGSLNQIVDDALASVEGEDWDVSPVRIVTAIGKNMDTHNEMTARIFQRLSDLRLLGVAQGPSGCSLSLVLLPNESKQALERIHELVLEH
- a CDS encoding PIG-L deacetylase family protein — encoded protein: MTESKPRRVLGVFAHPDDAMFFCGATLALWAMDGVEVTIVVATSGDKGSPELEMTSETLVEIREAEETAAAKVLGAKEVVFLRYKDGELYPTLELRRDIVRMIRMKQPDTVVTLDPTVFWRGTRSINHPDHRAIGEATLAAVFPTARDRLNFPEHERDEGLFAHKALTVYIAGPAESTHAVDVTRSIDTQILSLREHKSQINDMEAMAKRIKERALDPRAPEEYPRYVEHFRVIQLQG